A single genomic interval of Malania oleifera isolate guangnan ecotype guangnan chromosome 13, ASM2987363v1, whole genome shotgun sequence harbors:
- the LOC131146431 gene encoding probable aquaporin TIP5-1 gives MAPNTTSFSARFGQSFAPAALRSYLAEFISTFLFVLAVVGSSMASRKITPDATSDPSSLVAVAVAAAFALSSTVYIAANVSGGHVNPAVTFGMAIGGHISIPTAIFYWASQMLGSVVACLLLRVITVGQDVPNHAIAVDMTGFGASILEGVLTFGLVYTVYAAGDPRRGALGAIGPLAIGLMAGANVLAAGPFTGGSMNPACSFGAALVAGRFKNQAVYWVGPLIGAAVAALLYDNVVYPAQAPESIRGIADGV, from the exons ATGGCTCCGAATACGACGTCTTTCTCCGCCCGCTTCGGCCAATCATTTGCCCCCGCCGCCCTCCGCTCCTACCTCGCCGAGTTCATCTCCACTTTCCTCTTCGTTCTCGCCGTCGTCGGCTCCTCTATGGCTTCCA GGAAAATAACGCCGGACGCAACGTCAGATCCGTCGAGCCTGGTGGCAGTCGCGGTGGCCGCCGCCTTCGCACTGTCTTCGACGGTGTACATCGCGGCAAATGTCTCTGGCGGTCACGTGAACCCAGCCGTCACCTTTGGGATGGCCATCGGTGGCCACATTAGCATTCCAACCGCCATCTTTTACTGGGCTTCTCAGATGCTGGGCTCAGTTGTGGCTTGCCTTTTACTCAGAGTCATCACCGTCGGCCAG GATGTTCCGAATCATGCAATCGCGGTGGATATGACGGGTTTCGGAGCATCCATATTAGAGGGTGTGCTCACATTTGGTTTGGTCTACACCGTGTACGCTGCGGGCGACCCGAGGCGGGGTGCGTTGGGGGCCATTGGGCCTTTGGCGATCGGGCTCATGGCAGGGGCCAATGTGTTGGCAGCCGGGCCGTTCACGGGCGGGTCAATGAACCCGGCATGCTCATTCGGGGCCGCGCTGGTTGCGGGTCGGTTCAAGAACCAGGCAGTATATTGGGTCGGACCCTTGATTGGGGCGGCGGTTGCTGCGCTTCTATATGACAATGTGGTGTACCCGGCCCAGGCTCCGGAGTCGATCAGGGGTATTGCGGATGGAGTTTAA